The Malus sylvestris chromosome 3, drMalSylv7.2, whole genome shotgun sequence genomic sequence CATTTCCTAGTTGGGgccataattaaaaaattaccaCCCTCTTAGAATGATTTCAAAATTTACCTCAAGCATAAGCATAGGAAGAGAGACAAACATGATGTGTTGCTTGAAGCCAAAGCCAATTGAAGGAGAAACTTCATGGCCTAAGCCAAATTCTCAGAAAAATAAGGGAATGAAATCCAACAAGCAATCTGTTCATGCACCAAAAGCCAAGAACTTTAAGAAGATGATTAAAGGATGCTACTATGTGTGTGGAAAAGTGGGCCATAAAACACATGAATGTCGCCATCAAAATGATGGAATTCATGCTAATGGAAACAACAATAATAACGACAATAACCATTCAAATATGACTATGACAAAAGGTGAATTTGATGTTCTAGTATCCGAGACTAATATGGATTCAAATATTAGCGACTggatgattgatatgagtgccACTTGCCACATATGTGCTGACAAAAACATGTTCATGCAGTATCGTGTTGTTGCTACTTAAGAGAAATTATATATGGGAAATGCTGCATCATCTGCAATTGAAGGCAGAGGCAAAATTGTACTCAAACTCACTTCTGGAAAAAATCTAACTTTGCTTGAGTGCTGCATGTTCCTGAAATAAGAAGAAACCTAGTTTCTGGCCTTGCTAAAGGATTCAAACTTGTATTTGAATCCAACAAATTTGTCCTAACTAAGGGAGGGATGTTTGTCGGAAATGGCTACTTAGCCGATGGCCTTGTGAAACTCAATGTATTGGTTGTTGATGttattaataatataaataaggCTTCTACTCATATTGAAGAGTCCTCTAATATTTAGCATGCTAGACTATAACATGTGAATTTTCATTCTATGTATAGAATTGTTAACTTAGAATTACTACCtaaatttgaaatcaattttAATTATAAGTGTGAGACATGTACGGAATCCAAAGTTGCTAGGCAAACTTTTAAGTCAATTTTCggaagatcaaatgaattgcTTGGTCTAATTCATAGTGATCTTTGTGACTTTAAAATCACTCCAACTTGAAAGAATTATTATATTCATAGACAATTTTAGTAAGTATTATTATGTTTATTTGATTCATAGCAAGGATGAAGCTTTGGATATGTTTAAGACATAAAGTGGAAGTCGAGAATCAACTcgaaagaaaaatcaaagcacTTAGATCTGATAAAGGAGGGGAGTATAAGTCTTTAACCTTCTCAGATTTTTGTGCACAATACATCAGACAATGGCTCCATATACACCACAATAAAATGATGtaactgaaagaaaaaatagaacattCAAAGACATGATTAATTCCATGTTAAATAGCTCCGAACTTTCACacaatttgtggggtgaagCATTACTTACTGCAAACGTCATATTAAATAAAATTCCTCATAAGACCAACAAGTCACCTTATGAAGAATGGAAATGACACACACCTACATACAAAACCCTCAAAGAGTGAGGTTGCCTAGCGAAAGTCCATGTACCGTtgcgaaaaaaaccaaaacttgGACCCAAAATGTCTATTGTGCATTCATAGAATATGCAAATATTGGTACAGCCTACATATTTTTTGTAGTAAAGTTTGCAATCCCAGATATACATGTTTATATGATATTATAATTGACAAATGCAGAATTCTTTGAGGATATTTTTCcttataaagaaaaagaaaaggcaaatGAGTCTAGTTCAACAAATAAGAGAATGCATGATCAAAATCATGGTGAAACCTCTTCTTCAGGGATCCAAGATCatgagaagacaaagaaataaaatttctaaaaattaggGACCAGATTTCGTTGCCTATTTGTCTAAAAAATATCCACAAACTTATAGAGAAGCTATGGCTTCCACTAAGGCTCCTTTTTGGAAGGAAGAAATCAAAAGCGAAATGGAATCCATTATGCAAAATAATAAATGGGAATTGGTTGATCTACCACCAATAGTAAACCAATTGGCCATAAATGGATATTCAAAAAAGAAGCTATGGCTTCCACTAAGGCTCCTTTTTGGAAGGaaacaattaaaaatgaaatggaATCCATTATGCAAAATAATAAATGGGAATTGGAATGCATTAGTGCGAGTACTAAGATATTTGAAATCCACAATTGACTATGGATTGCATTATACTAAATATCCACTTGTGATTGAAGGATttagtgattccaattggattTCTGATATTTCAGAAACTAAATCTACTACTAGATATGTATTAACCTTATAGGGTGCAGCAATATCATGGAAATCCTCTAAATAATCGTGTATAGCACGATCTACCATGGAGTCGGAATTTATTGCTTTGGAGTTAGCTATTGAAGAAGCTGAATGGCTTAAAACTTCCTAGAGGATATTCCGACGTGGCTTAAGCTTGTTACCAAAATCTGTATACATTGTGACAGCATGACAGCGGAAGCAAAAGCCAAAAGTCATGTATACAATGGAAAGTCTAGACCTATCAGGCGTAGGCATAATACTCTTAAGAAGTTGCTCTCTTATAGAATTATATCCATTGATTATGTAAAGTCAAAGGAAAATATAGTTGATCATTTGACAAAAGGCCTACCAAAAGAGCAAATATTAGTTACATCAAGGTGAATGAGTCTTaagccaattcaatgaatcaaaCTGGGCGGAAACCAaacttagttgattggagatcTCATGGTTtaagttcaataggcaaactagtTGTGTTTGATCCAATAGCTGAAGACACATCATACCCACTCCTATCACGAAGATATGTGTAGTCTGTTGATGTTAGAGGTTATGTTTTAAAACATTTAgttatcgtttggtatgcagacgggacgggacggaaaggaatgggacgggacgggacgagaCAGGATGGGACAGAACGGAGATGGAGCAAAGATaccctcggatggaaacaaagagtaagaagaaggagatggagaggttataattttgtgttccacggatgtggaacgagtcatTCCAGAGGGGTGAGACGGAACGAAATTTCACCCGAAATTCATCCCGTGGAACAgcgcgttccacccgttttaggcgcaccaaacatgggatggaacgcctcgtcccactccgttccgtcccatcccacgtaccaaacagtACCTTAATGACGTTAATATCTTACTATGATAAGGAATGTGGCAGACCATTCTTAATTAATGTCACATATGTAGGAGTAAATGGGGTCACATTTATGAGAATTGagatggctaaattctctaaagctcctaTGAAAACTGGGATACAttcaggaccaaaatgaacacaaatgTATGAATTGACGTGTGGCAGCTATGATACATGTGAGACATATTGTCTTGCTTTACTGCTGCGGTGAATAGTTCAAGATCTTCCACCAAGTAAACCCGATAAGTTATCACTAGAgtaagttcaagtccaaaagacacttcTCTCGATGCGTACTATATCTATTCTCTCTTTAGTAAGATAAGCAACCTTGCATTACATTTGCATTTAGATTTGCATTCAAATGTGGGGTGTTATTAGtgtttggatgaaatttcaactcaaatcTGGGGTATTGTTGGAATGTTTGAGTAGAAATTCTTACTTATTTTATATATCCCACGTTGATGAAGTAAAGGCTTCTCGTACACGTAATCATTAAAACCTGGTTTAATTCAGTCATATCATTTCCAAAAAGATAAGTCTGATGAGAAACGGTTTGTAACTGCTCACACCTATTGGCATTAGGTTCAACGTGTTTTATATAAACACACCATCGCAtgacagaaaaataatcatCAACCCCAAACTTCCATACTTGTCTTCCTATTGAAAACCACATTGATTTTCGCCAGAAATCAAAGTCCCAGTGCTGGGATTTTGATTTAGACAATTGAACCTGGTGTAGCGGACACCTAATGAACTACAAACACTGAGTAGAGGCGAAAAtttgtttcaaggacattgcaaTCTGCAAGCAACTGTCTACTCAACGAGTTAGTGAATTCATATTGAGTTTATCATTATTCCTTGTTATTTGTCATTTGAATTCAGTTTGTGGATCTCATCTCTGTTAGAAAGGTGATACAAATGTAGTATGATAAATGTAATAAGAGTACTATTTTTTGTGACTAAAAAATAAACTGAAAAtgaaataattatcaaatatTCCCGAAAAGTGATGAATTTTAGACCTAGGAATATTTTTGCATTTGTCCCATCCCAGACATGATAGTTTCTTTATGTTTACTCCCTCTTACAATGAAAAATCATCCTCCTCCACCTTTAATAAACCTTGAATTTTGAGAGTTATCTATTTCCAATCCAATCCTAAATACGAAAAGAGGTCTTTGGGTTTTACCTAAAAAGGTTTAGTGAGGTCACATTATTTTCTTGCAATCATATCTATACTACTAcgggaaaaaaatgaaacaatatATTTATAAGAAACTTTACGAGCTGAAAAATGTCAAATGGATGCTAGCTGTCTAAATACTATTGAATACTGAGGTTTTTCTTGTCCAACTTAACTTTTGAAGTGTTTGTATAGTTAGCAAGATTTTAGAAGATACTAgtgtcacgggatgactctttaagctttccgcccgtgcggcacttagacttgaatacctcgatgaacaagctaagtaagccttcgaagcctcgcttccccggatcgaatcacaaagaaagctaagatagcttggagaatgctaaaatcacttagaagatgggagaaaggaagtTTTGTATTGAAACTTAAGAGAACCttacaattgcttacaattcttggatggtttggccaaatggccttacctcctatttataggcctaagtcacctcctcaattgagggttctagaatcccctacttacatccaaaaatatctagcatagttctagatacaacttgcctaatctagattattctaggtgaggcttaaatatgtacacttgtgtggaatgttccggaatgccctagattatcttgaatgctccgccacgttcttgatttctccgggacgttccagaagcttccatgaagacatggcttcatgggcttagatatatgatgtcttgggcattttctttgtttttaacatgcggcccgtgacatcctcccccacttaagccgtcgacgtcctcgtcgacactTGCCTCTCGAATGTCTGAATCAAGTCCTTATATTGCCATAAGGACGTCTCCTTCTCCCAGGTTGCTTCGGAGTATGGTAGCCCCTTCCATTTGACAAAGTACTCCACATGCTTTGGTTGTCTTGGTCGCACCACGACACGCTTGGCTTCAATGCTCTCCACTTCTTTGTCAAATGCCTCCGTCATCAAAGGGGGTGCTCGATGAGACTCACCTCGGCTTGGTTCCTCATCGTCTGCATGATAAGGCTTCAAGTTGCTCACATGGAACACCGGGTGAAACTTGAGGCGGGGTGGGAGTTCCACAACATACGCGGCTTTGCCAACCTTCTTGATGATAGGGAATGGTCCCTCATATTTCCGCAACAAGCTCTTGTGCAAGCCACGAGTACTCTTGTGCTGAGACGCATTGAGCTTCACAAAGACTTGGTCGCCAGTTTGGAACTCCACATTCCTTTGCTTGCAATCCgcccatttcttcatcttctttgaagccttctccaAATGAGCTCGAGCAAGTTCGTGGGCTAATTGCCACTCCTTAGCGGTTTTGAAAGTGGCTGGACTATTCCCCGTGTAGCCAGTCACGACCGTGTTCGGGGTCAAGGGTTGTTGCCCTATAGCCAACTCGAACGGACTTTTCCCCGTCGACTCCGAACGTTGCAAGTTATAAGAGAATTGGGCAACATCAAGTAACTTAGCCTAATCTCGTTGATTGGCACTAACATAGTGCCGCAAATAAGTCTCCAACAATGCATTAACCCGCTCCGTTTGTCCATCAGTTTGGGGATGAAAAGCTGTGGAGAAGTCTAACTTTGAGCCAAGTAGCTTGAAGAGCTCATTCCAAAATCTACCTGTGAAGCGAGCATCTGGATCGCTGACTATGCTCCTCGGAACACCCCAATACTTCACCACGTGCTTTAGAAACAAACGTGCAGCTACTTCGGCTGTACACTCCACGGGTGCGGGTATGAAAGTGGCATACTTGGTGAATCTATCGACCACGACGAAGATAGATCCACATCCATCAGACTTGGGCAAATGTGTGATGAAATCCATGGTCAAACACTCCCATGGTCTTGATGGGGTGGGAAGTGGTTCCAACAGTCCTCCCGGTTGCTTTTGTTCCACTTTGTCTTGTTGGCACACAAGACAAGTCTTTACGTATGAATCTACATCATCTCGCATTTGTGGCCAATAATAAGCATCATTCACCAAAGCCAACGTGCGGTGAGTGCCAGGATGTCCTGCCCACATTGAGTCATGGCACTCCTTAAGGATTTCTTTCCTTAAGCTTCCCCATTTTGGGACATAGATCCACTTGCCCTTGGTGTATAGCAAGCCGTCCTCAAGCCAAAACCTTCTTGTCTTCCCATCCTTGACAAACTCCACAATGTTCTTGGCTTGGACGTCATGTGATAAACCTTCTCGGACACGGCCCAATAGATGGCTTTGCGGCTTGAGTACCGTAGCCATTAACTCTACTCGTCTACTTAGAGCATCGGCCACCACGTTCTCCTTTCCTTGCTTGTACTCTAGCTTGTAATCAAACTCCGCTAAGAACTCTTGCCACCTTGCTTGCTTAGGTGTgagcttttgttgggtttgaAAGTAGCTAGTGGCAACGTTGTCTGTCTTGATGATGAATGGGGTACCAAGCAAGTAATGCCTCCAAACTCTAAGGCAATGGACGATGGCGGTCATCTCCTTTTCAAGGGTCGTGTACCTCTTCTCGGCATTGTTTAGCTTGCGACTTTCATAGGCTATCGGATGTCCCTCTTGCATCAACACTCCTCCTATGGCAAAGTCGGAAGTATCAGTGTGCAACTCGAATGGCTTACTAAGGTCGGGCAACCTTAGTACAGGCTCCTCCATTAGGGCCTTATTCAACCTCTCAAAGGCCTCTTGACACCGGTCCGTCCATTCCCATGCCTTGTTCTTCTTAAGAAGGTCTGTTAAGGGTGCCGCTATGGCTAAATACCCTTTTATGAATCTCCGATAGTAATTGGCTAGCCCCAGAAAGGATCGTAGTGTTGGTACCTTGGTCGACGGTTCCCActcttgaatggccttgatcttgccATTTTCCATCATAAGTTTCCCCTCCTTTATCTTGTGGCCAAGAAATTCTACTTCTTTTGTGGCAAAGGAGCATTTCTCCTTCTTGACATAGAGTTCATGCTCCCGAAGGGTCTTGAACACTATGCGCAAGTGCTTGACGTGCTCCTTCAATGTTTTGCTATAGACAAcgatatcatcaatgtaaaccaCGACAAACTTGTCAAGATAAGGATGAAATACCTTGTTCATCAATGTGCAGAATGTTGCGGGGGCATTGGTCAGACCaaatggcatgactttatatTTGAACGATCCATATCTGGTCACCATCGCCGTCTTCGATTCGTCTCCAGGGGCTATCCTCACTTGGTAGTATCCCGATCGAAGATCTAACTTTGTGAAGTACCTTGCTTCACCAAGTTGATCGAATAAGTCGGCGATCAACGGAAGTGGGTACTTGTTCTTGATGgtaatcttgttcaatgctctatAGTCGATGCACAACCTTAGGCTACCTTCTTTCTTGTGTTGGAACAAAATGGGTGCACCATATGGGGACTTGAAGGGTTGGATGTAGCCAGCATCAAGTAGCTCGTTGAGTTGCTTCCTCAATTCCTCCAACTCGGGTGGCGACATCCTATAAGGTGATTTGGAGGGAGGCTTAGCACCAGGCTCCAACTCAATCGCATGGTCGACCTCTCTCCTTGGTGGCAACTTCTTTGGCAGTTCCTTAGGCATCACGTCCGCAAACTCCACAAGGACGTCTTCCACTTGTTTCGGCAAAGGCCCGTGCTTCTCATCCCCTTCATTCAACATTAGGGTTGCAAGAAATGTGGCCTCGCCTTTCTTCCAAGACTTGGCAAATTGAATTGCCGACAAGTGCTGGGTACACTTCTTGGCTTGCCTTTCCAATGGCACCAGGCAAGGTTGTCTTCCGTCGGCCAGGATACAGAAAATATTGTAGAAGGGAATGGGAAAGGCTCGTACCTTGTCCATGAACTCTAACCCAATGACTACGCCATAGTCGTCCATCTTGACTACGGTGAAGTCGATCTTTCCCTTCCATGTGCCAATGTCTACTTGTACATTGCGCGCAACTCCAACAATGGGGGTGGCAACGGAATTTACCGTCTTCACGCTACCAGGCTCCTTTGTGACTCGGAGGCCAAGCCTTGTGGCTTCCTCCGACGTCATGAAGTTGTGTGTTGCTCCCGTGTCCACCAACACACGCGTCGTCTTGTCACCAGTCTTGACGTCGACGAACAATGATCCTCCCCCAACTTGAACTTTAGGTTGTGGGAGGGTTGTCTGGATGGCATTCAGTAGACGGATGCATCCCATCGTTGCATCGTTACTCTCCTCGGCCTTGTCCTCCTTGAAGGCCATGGCCTTAAGGGCCTTCTTTTGTGGGCAATCTCGCATCATGTGAGGGCCGTCGCATAGGTAACAAGTGGGTTGCCAAGATTTACCCTTGCCTTTGTCATGCTTATCGGCTTTCTTCTCTTTCGGTTTGCTTGTCTCGGCCTTATCCTTCGGCTTATGTTCTCCCCCACTTCTCTCATGGTTACCCCTCTTCCCCGTGGACTTGGAATCACCTTGGTGGCTTGATTTAAACTCAATCAAGGATTCGGCGGCAGCAATGGCATCATACAATGTTTGCACGTGTCTCCTTTGTAGTTCGAGTTTTGCCCAATTTTTCAGTCCACTCATGAAGTACATGAGCTTGTCTTCCTCTAACATGTTGGGCACCTCGAATAACAAGCTCACGAAGGCGTTCACATAGTCTTTGACGCTCCCCGTTTGCTTAAGCCACCTTAGTTTCTCCTTGGCTTCGTACTTGGCATTTTGGGGATAGAAGTGCAACATAAGATCTTTCTTAAATTCATCCCAAGTGGTGAGGGAGAACGTACCTTGCTCAATCTCCATGCTTCGGCGACGCCACCACATAAGGGCATTGTCAGCTAAGAACATGGTTGCCGTTGAGATTTTGGACTCGTCATCTTCAAGCTTCAGGTACTTGAAGTATCGCTCCACGTTCCACACGAATGTGTCGAGCTCATTTGCTTCCCTCTTCCCATTAtaggatttgggtttaaaggagtCGATTACCTTGGAGTCCAACGCCTTGATTTCCTTCGACCCTTGCACGAATTGCTTGACGACTGCTTCTTTACAAAACGCCACATCTCCCTTAAGTTCCCTTGTGTCCTTTATCTCTTCTTGAAGTGCCACAAACCTTGCCTCTATGTTGTCAAGGTGAACCTGGACTTCCCTCCGCATCTTGTCTGCCATGGTGTTGAGAGCGCCAAGGAGCTCATCTCGTAGCCCTTCCACCAAGCCACGCAGTTCATCCTTACCATTGTCCACCATGGTTTGGATTTCCTCCTTGTCGACAACGTCCTCATCAAGTCGAGTATCGAACTCGAGTATGGTTCGTTCCACCTTCTCGAGTCGCTCTTCCATGGTCTCCATCGATGCTTGCAAGTCCTTTAACTTTGGCTTGCTCTTGGCAACATCTTGGACCTCGGCAGTACGCTCCCTTAGATCGGAGACTCCGGACACCATCTCTACACTTGCCATATCCTACTTTCCTTCAAGTGATTCACGagctaggctctgataccagctgtcacgggatgactctttaagccttccgcccgtgcggcacttagacttgaatacctcgatgaacaagctaagtaagccttcgaagcctcgcttccccggatcgaatcacaaagaaagctaagatagcttggagaatgctaaaatcacttagaagatgggagaaaggaagtTTTGTATTGAAACTTAAGAGAACCttacaattgcttacaattcttggatggtttggccaaatggccttacctcctatttataggcctaagtcacctcctcaattgagggttctagaatcccctacttacatccaaaaatatctagcatagttctagatacaacttgcctaatctagattattctaggtgaggcttaaatatgtacacttgtgtggaatgttccggaatgccctagattatcttgaatgctccgccacgttcttgatttctccgggacgttccagaagcttccatgaagacatggcttcatgggcttagatatatgatgtcttgggcattttctttgtttttaacatgcgGCCCGTGACACTAGGCACTAGTCGGACGACGGACTGAGGCCTAACGTCTACGCTAGGTCTAGGTGGCTAGGCGGGAGCCTAAGAAGATTAAGctgatttaagtaaatctattatatattgtataataagtgtctgcttatacttaaaaaatatataatttcatcataaactgcaaaataaaatgatatatatatatatatatattataaagtattgaaatataatgaaaacatgagaaacaagcatataatgtgtttTCATAAGTAttcaataagtctcttacaattgctgttaaaaaaataaactcttacaatttattaaaaaaaaacatgcaaaatcaaagttatctattttttgtctaaatAAGCCGTGACTTAGGCAGGTCTAGACGGATTAGGCGGGCGCCTAAGTAAGTCTAGACGCCCTTTGTTAATTTTCAACACCTAGAGATTAACCAGGGTTGTGGCCAACTGCCTATcgcctaggcggggatttttatcACAATGATAGTTAGTTAGAGAAGTTACCGTAAATTACTATTATTGGTGGGGTTCAATTGTACCAATTTGTGTTGCTCTTGTGAGCATAAAATTTACTAGGAAGTACCATTATCTATTCTAAAGTCTGAAGGGGATTGGCTGTAGCTTAGCTACAGTCACAATTTCGCCCTTCAATTTCACTTTATTTACAAGAAGCCATTAAATTGGGGCTGAAATTGCGGGTGGGTTGTTTTGGGCCGCCCATTATGTGTTCCCTGGGCTTAAATTTTTAGTTAGCAAAGGCCCAACCCGTTAGGTTGCTTTCGATCTCGTCAAGGAGATCGTGCGAAGAGGCAGAGGGTGACATCGAGTTTAGGGTTTGCACAGTAAGAGGCAAGAGGGTTGATGGGAAGGGTAGGAGCTAGAGAGGGGGTGGGTGCTTTCCACTGACGTTGGTTGCAAAGAGagagatatcgggtatgacaatTGAATCCCAGTGTAGTGTAGGAAGATCCTTCATGGCAATTGGCAATTGACAATTGAATCCTCCGAATAGTAACTGTCTTTAATCAATAATAATTGTCTTTTGCACCTTCATCCTTAAATTAAATAGTCAtagcaataggcaataaaatgttaatattttttattttataaaataataaaaaaataattttatttgtaatttcggataagatttttaactgGCCTCATTACTTTACGTGTCATTATTCGAAAGTACATTTTTTGTGATTGATTTTTATCCAATTCTATAGCTCCACATGTCGTTACCTTTTTAGAAtcattgaaaatattgaaatgtagtgtAAAGTGCAAGAAAATGGTAaggtgttaataaaaaaaacattataatttttttttaattttttcggatttttaattagttttaaaaaaaattaataacttaattaatctggaccattgaaatacaaaattttgaaatccaaCAGTCCAACATGAGTCATGTGTGGCCCacccaaacattttttttattctttttctttttctaaaaaaaatttaaagctgAAAAACTGAACCGTTGATCTGGAAATCAAATGGTCCAGATTCAAAGTGACTGAGTGGGGCTGACACGCGAGCTCCATCGTCTAAAAATCTACCCGAGACGCGCCCACATGCCTGACACAAAAATTTTTATAACGTGGCTGACGTCAGCCTTGCATCACTCCATCTCAGACACTCAGGCCTTGGACTCCCACTTGCCCTCTCCCATAGACCtagcattcgtgtcgtgttttccgtgttcgtgtcgttttcgtgtcatacccgatatcttaacgggtcgtgtcgtataacacccgttaaaataaacgagtAAAATGATCCGATctgaaatcgacccgataatattaacaggtaatatgactcgacccgttacccgttaaggaaaatatattttaaaccaataaataatcaaataaaaaacataatactaaataagtatatacataccatattgtcacatccaaaacataaaacacatttttcttttaagtatattttcacttacctaaagtctttaatagttttttaattaatgtagatgtgtaaaaaaaaatataaacgctcgtaatgacaagctttacaactttcatgaagagcttaacttcgaaatttgccactataatcatataaatcatagatcaaaatttaaccgttgattgttgtttacatttacgcttcattgttctcatcaaattttgttttttttcagattttcttttttaaaaacttgatctatta encodes the following:
- the LOC126617038 gene encoding uncharacterized protein LOC126617038 codes for the protein MASVEMVSGVSDLRERTAEVQDVAKSKPKLKDLQASMETMEERLEKVERTILEFDTRLDEDVVDKEEIQTMVDNGKDELRGLVEGLRDELLGALNTMADKMRREVQVHLDNIEARFVALQEEIKDTRELKGDVAFCKEAVVKQFVQGSKEIKALDSKVIDSFKPKSYNGKREANELDTFVWNVERYFKYLKLEDDESKISTATMFLADNALMWWRRRSMEIEQGTFSLTTWDEFKKDLMLHFYPQNAKYEAKEKLRWLKQTGSVKDYVNAFVSLLFEVPNMLEEDKLMYFMSGLKNWAKLELQRRHVQTLYDAIAAAESLIEFKSSHQGDSKSTGKRGNHERSGGEHKPKDKAETSKPKEKKADKHDKGKGKSWQPTCYLCDGPHMMRDCPQKKALKAMAFKEDKAEESNDATMGCIRLLNAIQTTLPQPKVQVGGGSLFVDVKTGDKTTRVLVDTGATHNFMTSEEATRLGLRVTKEPGSVKTVNSVATPIVGVARNVQVDIGTWKGKIDFTVVKMDDYGVVIGLEFMDKVRAFPIPFYNIFCILADGRQPCLVPLERQAKKCTQHLSAIQFAKSWKKGEATFLATLMLNEGDEKHGPLPKQVEDVLVEFADVMPKELPKKLPPRREVDHAIELEPGAKPPSKSPYRMSPPELEELRKQLNELLDAGYIQPFKSPYGAPILFQHKKEGSLRLCIDYRALNKITIKNKYPLPLIADLFDQLGEARYFTKLDLRSGYYQVRIAPGDESKTAMVTRYGSFKYKVMPFGLTNAPATFCTLMNKVFHPYLDKFVVVYIDDIVVYSKTLKEHVKHLRIVFKTLREHELYVKKEKCSFATKEVEFLGHKIKEGKLMMENGKIKAIQEWEPSTKTFLRRTRHGNGRTGVKRPLRG